The following are encoded in a window of Terriglobia bacterium genomic DNA:
- a CDS encoding GNAT family N-acetyltransferase: MVPILETRRLLLRPLELADAEQAQTLFPQWEIVRYLAGPVPWPYPPDGAYTFYRDVALPAMERGQAWNWTLRLKTQPEQLIGNIALRSGPADNRGFWLGLPWHGQGLMTEAADAVTDFWFDVLKFPVLRVAKVALNTASGRISAKQGMRMVGTEEKDFVSGRFTAEIWEITAEEWRARRALRA; encoded by the coding sequence ATGGTCCCTATCCTGGAAACTCGCCGCCTGCTGTTGCGGCCGCTGGAACTGGCGGACGCCGAGCAGGCCCAGACTCTGTTCCCGCAATGGGAGATTGTGCGCTACCTCGCTGGCCCTGTCCCTTGGCCCTATCCGCCGGACGGCGCCTACACGTTTTACCGCGATGTGGCTTTGCCCGCGATGGAACGCGGCCAAGCCTGGAATTGGACTCTGCGGCTCAAGACCCAGCCGGAGCAGTTGATTGGCAATATCGCCTTAAGGAGCGGGCCGGCGGACAATCGCGGTTTCTGGCTCGGCCTGCCATGGCACGGACAGGGCCTGATGACCGAGGCGGCCGACGCCGTCACCGATTTCTGGTTTGACGTGCTCAAGTTTCCCGTACTGCGCGTAGCCAAAGTCGCGCTGAACACAGCGTCCGGCCGCATTTCCGCAAAGCAGGGAATGCGGATGGTGGGCACCGAAGAGAAAGACTTCGTTTCCGGCCGCTTTACGGCAGAGATTTGGGAGATCACGGCGGAGGAATGGCGCGCGCGGCGGGCGCTGAGAGCTTGA